The following coding sequences are from one Rutidosis leptorrhynchoides isolate AG116_Rl617_1_P2 chromosome 11, CSIRO_AGI_Rlap_v1, whole genome shotgun sequence window:
- the LOC139876238 gene encoding uncharacterized protein, with amino-acid sequence MPPKTARKSVGPGRRGGRTRGTAAKGQKAAAVQPDPIPDPEEFVKPIEKKEEAKKVEDVHVEDKIEENLVADNGIDLSKGEDNEVKVPVEEYENGERLDLEDNDPEESEPEEYVGDDDDVAEEVQEEVLDDVAEEVEEGKTCEEEDGDINERDMEEANNELEPEEEEHDNEHEHEHDVEEHVEIADADEQEHHDVFKERRKRKEFEVFVGGLDKDATEEDLRKVFSTVGEVSEVRLMMNSLTKKNKGFAFIRFATVEQAKRACVELKSPLVNGKKCGVTPSQDSDTLFLGNICKTWTKEFLKEKLKKYGVDTVEDLTLVEDNKSDGTNKGFAFLEFSSRSDAMDAYKRLQKRDATFGVDRPAKVSFADSFVDPGDDIMSQVKTVFVDGLPASWDETRVRELLKKYGNVEKVELARNMPSARRKDYGFITFGTHDAAVICAKDINNEEIGEGDKKAKVRARLSRPLQRAKGKHVPHGDFRSGRPATGGFWSPWARARPLPRNLPPRGIRRVTGRLPPVVDRSVRRPVASRARRPAVPLPPRRPVPPPRRHVAPLPRSYERRSPVPSHTRNTMKRAYSRREDLPPRSRVVAEYGPPPPRSTSERSSSYRENYPTRGPGPTYSDIPRVPSHSSRLAYTEDGEYPTRFERPPPSYLDGRSPRDYEPVTGSKRPYAALDDVRPRYAEAEVRHSRARMDYEMGGGSSQYGDAYSDRIGRSNSNIGYGSNRSSISGQDSHGLYSSSRQGSSYGRGSYNGSDSGGMYSPSYGGDYVSRGSDVGGNSYSSSMYSGRSMGGGGGYMGSRSSGSYY; translated from the exons ATGCCTCCGAAAACTGCAAGGAAGTCTGTCGGACCGGGGAGAAGAGGCGGCAGAACCAGAGGTACGGCGGCGAAGGGGCAGAAGGCAGCGGCGGTGCAGCCTGATCCGATACCGGACCCTGAAGAATTTGTGAAACCAATTGAAAAGAAAGAGGAAGCTAAGAAGGTTGAAGATGTTCATGTTGAAGATAAAATTGAGGAGAATTTAGTGGCTGATAATGGAATTGATCTATCAAAAG GAGAAGATAATGAGGTGAAAGTTCCTGTTGAGGAATATGAAAATGGAGAACGATTGGATTTGGAGGATAATGATCCCGAAGAATCTGAACCCGAGGAGTATGTtggagatgatgatgatgtggCAGAGGAAGTTCAAGAAGAGGTTCTTGATGACGTGGCAGAAGaagttgaggaaggaaaaacttgtgaggaagaagatggtgatatAAACGAGAGAGATATGGAAGAGGCTAACAATGAGTTGGAGCCCGAAGAGGAGGAACATGATAATGAACATGAACATGAACATGATGTTGAAGAACATGTTGAAATAGCGGATGCAGATGAACAAGAACATCATGATGTATTCAAAGAAAGACGTAAACGAAAGGAATTTGAAGTCTTTGTTGGTGGATTAGATAAAGATGCAACTGAGGAGGATCTTAGGAAGGTTTTTAGTACAGTTGGAGAAGTATCTGAAGTCAGGCTTATGATGAATTCTTTGACAAAAAAGAACAAAGGATTTGCATTTATTCGTTTTGCAACTGTAGAACAGGCAAAACGAGCTTGTGTAGAGCTAAAAAGCCCCTTG GTTAATGGGAAAAAATGTGGTGTTACGCCAAGTCAAGACAGTGATACGTTGTTTTTGGGTAATATTTGCAAGACATGGACAAAGGAATTT CTAAAGGAAAAGTTGAAAAAATATGGAGTTGATACTGTGGAGGATTTGACTCTGGTTGAAGACAATAAAAGTGATGGAACGAATAAAGGCTTTGCGTTTTTGGAGTTTTCGTCCCGTTCGGATGCTATGGATGCTTATAAACGTCTGCAAAAAAGAGATGCGACTTTTGGTGTTGATAGACCCGCAAAGGTTTCTTTTGCAGATTCTTTCGTTGACCCTGGCGATGACATCATGTCCCAG GTTAAGACTGTTTTTGTTGATGGTCTGCCTGCTTCATGGGATGAAACACGAGTTCGGGAGCTTTTAAAGAAATATGGGAATGTAGAAAAAGTTGAGCTTGCTCGTAATATGCCTTCTGCTAGAAGAAAAGATTATGGGTTTATCACGTTTGGGACACATGATGCAGCTGTAATATGTGCTAAAGACATTAATAATGAGGAGATAGGCGAAGGTGATAAAAAG GCTAAAGTTAGGGCCAGATTATCAAGACCACTTCAACGGGCCAAAGGAAAACACGTACCACATGGCGATTTTCGATCCGGTCGTCCTGCAACTGGAGGATTTTGGAGCCCATGGGCTCGGGCCCGACCTTTACCACGTAATTTACCTCCACGTGGCATAAGAAGAGTTACCGGACGCCTACCGCCTGTTGTCGATCGCAGTGTTCGTAGGCCCGTTGCATCAAGAGCCAGACGACCTGCTGTGCCTCTGCCACCAAGAAGGCCTGTGCCCCCACCAAGAAGGCACGTGGCTCCTTTACCTAGGTCCTACGAAAGGAGGTCACCTG TTCCTTCACACACAAGGAATACCATGAAACGTGCTTATAGCCGTCGTGAAGACCTGCCACCGAGGAGCAGAGTGGTTGCCGAGTATGGCCCACCACCACCTAGGTCCACCTCAGAGAGAAGCTCATCTTATAGAGAAAATTACCCTACTCGTGGGCCCGGGCCCACCTATTCCGATATTCCAAGAGTACCCTCTCACTCATCAAGGCTGGCCTACACAGAAGACGGTGAATATCCAACTCGGTTCGAGAGACCACCACCAAGTTACCTTGACGGACGCAGCCCACGTGATTATGAGCCCGTTACTGGGTCGAAACGTCCTTATGCCGCACTG GATGATGTTCGACCGCGTTATGCTGAGGCGGAAGTGAGACATTCACGTGCCCGAATGGATTATGAAATGGGAGGGGGATCTTCACAATATGGAGATGCGTATAGCGATAG AATTGGAAGATCAAATTCAAATATAGGATATGGTAGTAACCGGAGTTCAATTTCTGGTCAGGATTCTCATGGTCTTTATAGTAGCAGCCGTCAAGGCTCGTCTTATGGTCGAG GCTCGTACAATGGTAGTGATTCTGGTGGTATGTATTCACCAAGTTATGGCGGCGATTACGTTTCTCGTGGAAGTGAT GTTGGTGGAAACTCTTACTCATCATCGATGTATTCTGGGCGTAgcatgggtggtggtggtggttatatGGGTAGTCGAAGCTCTGGGTCTTACTATTGA